The DNA segment ATCACCATCCACGTCGAGGCATGGAGAGGCTGGACCTCGGCGGGGTGAGGCGCTCCGCCCGTCAGCCGGTGGGAGTACGGACCTGCTGACCGCCACCGCCATCGTTCTCACCATCGCTGTCGACTGAGATCCGCCACAGCGGCGCCGCGTACTGCTCGGGCCGGCTGTCGATCAGGAGGCGGCGCAGGTCCTCGCGGAGGGAGCCGTCGAGTCCCAGGTACTCGGTGATGCGGCGGAACGTGGTGTGGGTGACTCCGCGGTCACGGGCGCCGGCCTCGAACCGTTCGAGCCGGGAGAGCACCGCCCGCGGATCCAGCTCGGCCGGTACCCGCTCCCGTAGCCGTTCCCGTTCCCGTTCCTTCAGCCGCTGGGCCTTCTCGCGCTCGTAGTCGATCTCCGAGTAACCGCAGACCTCACGGCTGCACGCCTCGGCCTCGTCCAGGCTGGTGGTCGCGGCGAGGGCGAGGGCGAGCCGGTTGCGGAGGAATGCCGCGTCGAGGCCGGCTTCGCGCACCGTGGGTCCTTCGCCGGTGAGGGCCACGGGAAGGCCCGCGTCGCGCATCTCGCAGGTGCCCCGCACTCCGCGGGCCGTCGCGGCGAGCATCCCGGTCGCCTCCGACGGGTGCCATTCCAGGACGGGGCCGACGGCGGCCACGTTCTCCGGGGTGAAGGTGTGGACGACGGGGCCGAGCCGTTCGCGCACCGTGTCCGGCGGCAGTTCGCCGTCCAGACCGGGGCCGGCCACCAGCAGGCGCACGGGCGCGTCCAGCAGGCGGCAGGCGGCGAGCGTGAGCGCGTCGGCGAGCGGGCTCTTGAGCGTCGGCTCGTCCCCGCGGGCCAGGATGTCGCCGCCCACGTCCAGCAGGTCGATCGACTCCGGCGCCAGCAGGCCCACGAGTTCCCGGAGCTGCCGCACCACGCCCTCGGCACCGCGGTACGGGTCGAGCAGCGCGAACGTCTGCGGAAGCTCCGCCGCGAGCCGGGGCAGGGTGGACCCGGCGGGGGCGACCGGCCGAGCGCCGGCAGGCACGGCGCTGACGCCCGGGGTGAGCGCGTCGAGCCCGTCGAAGTGACGCGCGCCCCGGGGGCCGGGCACAGGGTCGATCAGGAGCCGATCCCACGCGTATGTAAGAACGACGGCGGGCTCCGCACGACCTCCGCTCCGGTCATCGCCACCGCCGCCATCACCACCGCTGCCGCCACCGCTCCCGTACAGGGCGACGTCGAGCATGGCGGCCGCAACGGCGTCGCCCCCACCACCCGCTGCGATGATCAGCCGCGTCATACCCCCAGGCTACGGGCCCGGCCCACGGACCACACCGCCCGCGGACCACCCCGCTCAGGCCGGGCCCCAGCCAGGGGGTCGGGGTCCTACTTCCCCACAACGACGTTGGGGCTCCAGTTGCCGGCCTCGACGACGGAATCGGTGGAATTGGGACTCCAGTTGCCGGCGTCGACCGTGCTCGTGGTGCCGGACGATTCCCCGTGGCTCCCCGTGGCCGTGATCCCCGCCCAGGCACTGGCGCCCAGGGCCACGGCGACCGCCGCACCCGCAGCCATGCTCCGCACAACGTTCCTGGTCCTACTCATAGTGCCCTCCCTCGGATCCCAGAACGAGCTCATGAAAGACGAACCGAGCCGTGAGACGCCCAGCCTCGCCGGCACGGTTCCCGCAGGAGACCGGGCCGACACCCCGATCACATGGCGCCCGGTTTCACGTAATACATTGCGCCAGCCCCCCACTCCGGCACACCGAACCATGCGTGAGGAATGCGTATGAACCCCCCGTCCCTGCCGGTCGCCGCGTGGTGTGCCATCGCCGCGGCGTCCTGCGTGATCTACCTGACCGTGCTCAGACGCTGGATGCCCACACCATCGACCCGGACCCAGATCTCCCTGGGGCCCCTGCTCGGCGCCGCGATCTTCGCCGAGGCGTACTCGGGCCGGCACATGCCCCTCTCGGCAGCACTGGGCATGGTCTCCTGAGCCCTGTTGGGATTCCCGCTGTCCATGCTGTGGCACCACCGCGAGCTGGCACGCCGCATCCTGGAGTGGGAGCGGAACGGCAGCAGGCCGGGCGAACTGCTGGCACCCACTGCCATGATGATCCTCTGGCTGATAGCGGTACCGGGCATGGCCGCTCTGGGCTGGTGGCTGGGGTGAGACTCCGCTTCGCGGAAGGGCGTCAACGGAAGTCTCGACGGCGCTGCGGCCCCCGCTGTACGCCGGGTGCGCGACCGCTGATGTCACCCGTTGATGTCGAAGACCCCCTGGGATGATCCCAGGGGGTCTTCGACCTGTGTGCACTCGGAGGGATTCGAACCCCCAACCTTCTGATCCGTAGTCAGATGCTCTATCCGTTAAGCTACGAGTGCCTGTGTTCTCTTGTGTTTCTGCTCATTTTGGCCGGAGTCCGAACCCCGTCCGCTGCGCGGGAACAACATTACATGACCCGTGCCGTCAGGCGAAATCCGTTTGGCTCACCCGGTCTGACCTGCGATTTGCTCCCTGGACGGGGGACTTCCGGTCTGCCCCCGCCGGACCGCGTGGCACCCCTCGCGGGCGCCGCGTGCCGGCCGTCCCGGGTCGTCCCGGGTGGCGCACGCCACCCCTTTCGAGCGCCGCGCCGACCGTCACGGGCCTGCCCCGAACGGGCCCCCGCCGGACAACCGCGGACGGCCCCTGCCGGCCGTCGACGGCCCGGATATGCCAGCCGTCGACGACCCAGCCCCCCCACGCGACCGGACACGCCGAAGCCCCGGCCACTGGGACCGGGGCTTCGGAATGGCGGAGCGGAGGCGGAGGGATTTGAACCCTCGATGGGGTTTAAGCCCCAAACCGCATTAGCAGTGCGGCGCCATAGACCGGACTAGGCGACGCCTCCAACCTCGCCCGCGCAAGCGCGGTGCGAGCAGATGATGACACAGCCGAGCGGGCTGTCACCAATTGGCCCCTACGGTACTAGGCAGGCAGGCCACAGAGCAAAGCCCATTCGGCGCGCAACGTCTCGGGGCGCCCGGCGTTAGACGCGGTGAAGCCGCGTACGCCCCCGGCGTACCCGTAACCCCTGGAGCCGCCATGCTGCACCGTCTCGCCCTCACCGCCGCCGCGTCCCTCGCCGCCGTGGCCGCGGTGCCCGCCCCGGCCCACGCCGACGCCGCGCCTGCGCTGAGCCTGGCGCCGCTGTTCGCCGACCACGACACACTCACGGTCACGGTGACCGACGCGGGCCCCGGCATCGACGGAACGTACCGCCTCGACTGCCGCCCGAACGGCGGCACCCATCCCAACCCCGTGGGGGCCTGCGGCAGACTCGGGGAGCTGTTCCAGAGCGGCCAGGACCCCTTCGCCCCGCCTCCGGAGCGCAGCGCCTGCACCCTCCAGTACGGCGGTCCGGCCAGCGCGCGCGTCACGGGGACCTGGCAGGGCCGCCCGGTGGACGCGCAGTTCAAGCGCACGGACGGCTGCGAGGTCAGCCGCTGGAACGCGCTCGTTCCGGTTCTACCGTCGGTAACGGCGAGCTGACGCTCCGCTCCGGCACCCTTCCGTTTCCGGTGCCGGTCCGCCCCGGAGCCCGCCCACCACACCACCCACACCCATCCAACACTCCACGCACACGCCCGCACCCCGCCCCACAACCCCCACTCCGCTCCACCCCGCCCCATCCCGCCCCACACCGCGCTCCACCTCGCACACCCCTCCCGCACAACCTCAATCCCCCAGACGGCACCAAACAACCCCACCCCCCACAAATGCACCCGACACGTCACCGTGGCCGTCGAGGGCGCCATGACCAGGCACGGGTTCCCGGAAGCACAGCTTCCGCGCGTGCCCTCCCCGCAACACCCGCTCATCCGACGTCGCGAGCGCAACCGCTGCCCGTAGACTCCCTGGCGTGACACGCCGCGGGCAGAGAGGCAAGATGACCCGGGCGGCCGGTACGGAGCGGTAACAGGGAGGATGGGTCGTGAGCAGCAGGCCATCCCGAGGCGCTGCTCGCCTCGCAGCCATACTCGACGCGCTCCCGGACGCGCTGGTGCTCGTCAACGCCAACGGCACCATCGTCAACGCCAACACCATGGCCCTGGACTTCCTGGAGGCCCCGGGCACCCGCCTCGTGGGGCGCGGGCTGCTCGACCTGCTGCCGCACTTCGACTCCGCGCTGATCCCCGGTTCCATGCGCCGCCCGGACAGCATCGACGACAGCGGCCGCACCAAGCCGACCCGGATGCTGGCCCGCCGCACCGACGGCAACGAGATCGCCGTCGAGGTCACGAGCGCGAACCTGGAGCGCGGCCAGACGGCGTACGAGACCCACGGCTACACCGGTGACGAACTGCTGATGCTGGTGGTGCGCGACCTGTCGGGCACCCTCGACACCGAGGCCGAACTCGCCCGTTCGCAACGGCAGACGGAGATGATCCTGCGCGCCGCGGCGGAGGGCGTGGTCGGCACCGACACCGACGGCCGCGTCGTGCTCGTCAACCCCGCCGCCGCGCAGATCCTCGGCTACCGCGCCAGCGACCTCGGCGGCAAGGAGCTGCACACCCTCGTCCTGCACTCCCGCGCCGACGGCGCCCCGTTCCCGTACGGGGAGTCGCCGCTCGCCGACACGCTCAGGTCCGGGCGCAAGCACCGGGTGCGCGGGCAGGTGCTGTGGTCGAAGAAGGGCGAGCAGGTCGCGGTCGACCTCACCACCGCCCCCGTGCGCGACGGCGACCAGCTCGTCGGCGCCGTGCTGACCTTCACCGACCGGCGCCCGTACGACACGCTGGCCGCCGAGAAGGAAGAGGAGGAGACCCGGCACCGCGACGAGCTCGCCCGGGTCCGCGAGGAGCACGCCGCGGAGCTGGCCGAGCTGCGCGAGCGGCACGAGGCCGAGCTGGCCGGGCTCCGCGAGGAGCACGCGGAGGCGTACGAGGCCACCGTCGAGGCGCACGAGGAGGAGCTGGCGGTCGAGAAGGACCGCTACGCCGCCCTCGCCGAGCGCGAGAAGGACCGCTACGAGGCCCTGGACGAGCGGCACGAACAGCTCCTCGCCGTGCTCGGCGGCTCGCTGAGCGGCCCGCTCGACGAACTCCGGGGCGAGCTCTACACCCTGGCCCAGGACGACGGCGGCCAGCTCTGGCCCGAGGCCAACCAGGTGCTGCACCACCTCGCCGCCGGCTACTCCCGCATCACCACCCTCGTCAGCAACGTCCTGCACTACCAGCGGCTCGACGCGGGCACCGACCAGCTCTACAAGCGCCCGGTGCTGATCGACGGCGTGGTCGCCGCCGGCGTGGACGGAGCGGTCGAGCTGATCGGTCCGGGGCGCGCGCAGTTCGCCGTGCACGCCCCGCCCCTGGAGGCGTCGGTCGACCCCGACCGGCTGGCGACGGCGCTCGCCCACCTCGTCGCCGACGTGGCGGGCGTGGACGCCACCGGCAACGCTCCCGTCACCTCCGGCGGCTACATGGACTCCACGATCGTGGTGGCCGCCGCCCAGCGCGGCGACGTCGTACGCATCGAGGTGCGCGGCCCGTACCCCGGCGGGGACCTGGTGCACGAGCCGATCGTGCGCGGCATCGTGCGGGCGCACGGCGGCGTGTTGCAGACCCACGAGGTGCCGGGCATGAGCGGCACCGCGTACGTCCTGGAGGTGCCGATCGGGGGCTCGGGCGCGCCCAGCGGGTTCGGCGCGGTGGCCCCCGGAGGCTCGGCCGGGATGCCCGGAGCGCAGTACCCGGGCGCGGGCGCCGCCCTGGGCGACCCCTCGCACGGCGCGGGCGCCCCGTACGGCGGGGATCCCTCCGCCTACGCCGGCGCTTCGGCGTACGCCGGGGACACCGCGGGCTACCCCGACGCCGCCCCCGCCGGCGGAGCGCTGGCCCTCCCCCCCGCCGCACCCGCCCCCGCCCAGGAGGAGCCGGGCGCTGCACTGGCACTGCCGCAGCAGGCGACGGGCGGACGGCGCAGGGCGCGCCGGTCGTCGGTGGACTCGTTCCTGGAGAGCGGCACGAGCGGCACGAGCGGGTCGAGCGGGTCGAGCGGTCCTGGCGGCGGCGCGGATGACGCGACGGGGCCCGAGGGCCCCCAGGGGGAGGAAGCCCCGGCGGGCGACGGGACGGGCGGATCCGGCGCGCCCGCGACCGGTGGCACCGGGCGGCGCCGTGGCCGGCGCGCCGAGGAGCGCCAGGAGTCCGCGCAGCCGGCGAGCACGGCGCCCACCCCGTCCGGTGGCACGGGCCGCAGGCGCGGCCGGCCCGCGGAAGGTGCCGTCTCGACGGCCTCGGAGCATGCGCCGGGCTCGGCGGCCCTGGGAGCCGCGGTTCCCCCGCAGGGAGTACCGCAGGACGCGCCCGCCCCGAAGGGACGGCGGGCGCGCCGGGCCTCCTCCGAACAGCAGGGGGAGTCCGCGCAGCCGGCCCGGCCCGCACTGCCCGCACCCGCGCTGCCCGCCGGGCCGTCCGCCGGTGCGGCGGGCCCCGCCCAGACGCCTCCGGGCGCACCGGTTCAGGTGCCGCCCGGCGGGACGCTTCCCCCGGGCTCACCGGTCCCGCTGACCAAGCCCTCCGGTCCGCCGGCGGGTGGGGGCGCGCCGGGAGCGGGCGGGACCGAGGGCGGCGCGTCGGCGCATGCCGCGGCCGGGAGTGCCGCCGGGCGCCGTGGCCGCCGGGCGCTCACGCCGGCGGGGGACCGCGCACCTGCGGAAGTCGCCCCACCGCGCGCCATGTTCGCGCTGCCGCCCGCCGAGGCGGACCGCACCGACACCGATGCCTCCGCAGGCCACGCTGCCGCGCTGCGCAACCCCTCCGAGGACCACACCCCCCTCGAACCCCACCCGTTGGAGCCCACCGGCCGCCGCCGTACCGGAGGCGGCCGTCCCGGACACCAGCCGGACCCGCGCGTCGACCCCCGGGTCGGCTCCGCGCCGCCGGGGTCCGGCCGTTCCCGGCACTCCACCGGGGCCGGGGCCACGGGGGCGCCCGCGCACCCTGCCGCCCAGTCCTGGCCCGGCGCGGCCACGGGCGACACCGGCGCGCCCGAGCCGCCCCCACCCGCCCCGTCCGGCCAGCGCGCGCGCCCCGCGCTGCCCGCCGGTCCCACGGCGGCCCCGCCCGGCGCACCGCTGCCTCCCGAGCGCGGCGGCCGGCGACCGGCCGCACGGGGCCCGGCCCAGGGCGGCGCCCCGGACCCGGACGCGTCACAGGGGCGCTCGATCAGCGTCCGCACCCTCGGGCAGGGCGTGCCGTTCGCCCGGCAGGTCGGCGAGCGGGCCGGCGGGGGCGGGCAGTCGGGACCCCCGTCCGGGCCCTCGGTCTCGCCGCTGGGCGCGGTCCCGTCCCGGCAGACCCCGGCCCCCGGCGCGACGCCTCCCGGTCAGCCCGGCGCCCAGCCGCCGGGGGCCACCGGGCAGTCCCCGGCCACGCAGGCGCCCGGCAGCGCGGGCCAGAGCCAGGCCGCCGCGAAGCGCCGCAAGCTCGGCAACCGCGACACCGAGGGCGGTCAGGGCGGCCAGCCGTCGCTCGGCTCGGGACGGCCCGGCTCCCAGACGCCGCCTCCCCCCGCCGCGCACACCCGCCTGGCGTCCGCGTCCGAGGGCGCAGGCCGCTCGTACGCGATCGGCGCGCCCGACGAGGACGCCGACGAGGGCCCGGAGCCGCTCGACGGCCCCGGCGGCGCCGTGGAGGTCTCCGACCAGCCCGCGCCGCAGCCGCTGGACGACGAGCTGCCGCCGGAGCCGCTGGACAACCCCCGCCGCCTGCTCGTCTGGCCCGCCCCCGACGTCTACACCGAGCAGGCGCTGAGCGACCGGGGCTACCGCCCGGTGATCGTGCACTCCCGCGAGGAGGTCGACGCGCAGATCGCGGCGTTCCCCGCCGCGCTCTTCGTCGACCCGCTGACCGGCCCGATCACCAGGACCGCCCTCCAGTCGCTGCGCCAGGCGGCGGTCGCCGCCGAGGTGCCCGTGCTGGTCACGGCCGGCCTGGGGCAGGCGACCCGCGACGCGGCCTACGGCGCCGACCCCGCCGTCCTCCTCAAGGCACTCGCGCCGCGCGACAGCGAGCAGCACCCGCCGCGGGTACTCCTCATCGAGGAGCACGCGGAGATCGCGGTCGCCCTGACCGCCGCCCTGGAGCGCCGCGGCCTCCAGGTGGCCTGCGCGACCAGTGACGACGACGGCGTGGCACTGGCCGCGCAGATGCGCCCGAACCTGGTCGTGATGGACCTGATGCAGGTACGCCGCAGGCGCGCGGGCATCATCGACTGGCTCCGCGCGAACGGCCAGTTGAACCGCACCCCCCTCGTCGTCTACACCGCCGCCGTCGACCAGGCCGACCTGCCCCGCCTCGCGGCCGGCGAGACCGTCCTGTTCCTCGCGGAGCGCTCCACCAGCGGCGAGGTGCAGGCACGGATCGTGGACCTGCTGGCGAAGATCGGGACGAACTAGGGCGGGTCCCCGGGAGGGTAGGGCGCGGACGGGCTCGTCCGTGGCGGTGCCATGACAGTCGCGGTGCCTTGCCGGTGCCGGTGCCTTGCCGGTGCGATTGCCTTGCCGGTGCCGGCACCGGACGAGCCTCGGCCCCGCGCTCAGATCTGCGAGACGTCCAGCTCCCCGTCCGCGTACTGCCGTCGCAGTACCTTCTTGTCGAACTTGCCGACGGAGGTCTTGGGCACCGCCTCCAGCAACGTCCAGCGCTCGGGGATCTGCCACTTCGCCAGCCGGTCGGCGAGGAACTCCCGCAGGGCGGTGAAGTCGGCGGTGGCGCCCTCCTTGAGGACGACGGTGGCGAGGGGACGCTCGCCCCACTTGTCGTCGGGGACCGCGACGACGGCCGCCTCGGCGACGTCCGGGTGCGCCATCAGCGCGTTCTCCAGCTCGACGGAGGAGATCCACTCGCCGCCGGACTTGATGACGTCCTTCACACGGTCCGTGAGGACGAGGTAGCCGTCGGGGCTGATCGTGCCGACGTCGCCGGTCTTCAGCCAGCCGTCCTCGCTGAACTTGTCCGCGGGCCGCAGGGGCTCGCTGTCCTGGCCGCCGTAGTACGCGGCGGTGACCCAGGGCCCGCGCACCTCAAGCTCGCCCGCCGACCGGCCGTCCCACGGCAGCCGCTTGCCGTCGGCACCGGTCAGCCGGGCCTCGACACCGGCGGGGAACCGTCCCTGGGTGATCCGGTACGCGAACTCCTCGTCGGTGCCGGCCGCGTGCGCCGGCGTCCGCGCGACCGTGCCGAGCGGGGAGGTCTCCGTCATGCCCCAGGCGTGGG comes from the Streptomyces sp. TS71-3 genome and includes:
- a CDS encoding PAS domain-containing protein — protein: MSSRPSRGAARLAAILDALPDALVLVNANGTIVNANTMALDFLEAPGTRLVGRGLLDLLPHFDSALIPGSMRRPDSIDDSGRTKPTRMLARRTDGNEIAVEVTSANLERGQTAYETHGYTGDELLMLVVRDLSGTLDTEAELARSQRQTEMILRAAAEGVVGTDTDGRVVLVNPAAAQILGYRASDLGGKELHTLVLHSRADGAPFPYGESPLADTLRSGRKHRVRGQVLWSKKGEQVAVDLTTAPVRDGDQLVGAVLTFTDRRPYDTLAAEKEEEETRHRDELARVREEHAAELAELRERHEAELAGLREEHAEAYEATVEAHEEELAVEKDRYAALAEREKDRYEALDERHEQLLAVLGGSLSGPLDELRGELYTLAQDDGGQLWPEANQVLHHLAAGYSRITTLVSNVLHYQRLDAGTDQLYKRPVLIDGVVAAGVDGAVELIGPGRAQFAVHAPPLEASVDPDRLATALAHLVADVAGVDATGNAPVTSGGYMDSTIVVAAAQRGDVVRIEVRGPYPGGDLVHEPIVRGIVRAHGGVLQTHEVPGMSGTAYVLEVPIGGSGAPSGFGAVAPGGSAGMPGAQYPGAGAALGDPSHGAGAPYGGDPSAYAGASAYAGDTAGYPDAAPAGGALALPPAAPAPAQEEPGAALALPQQATGGRRRARRSSVDSFLESGTSGTSGSSGSSGPGGGADDATGPEGPQGEEAPAGDGTGGSGAPATGGTGRRRGRRAEERQESAQPASTAPTPSGGTGRRRGRPAEGAVSTASEHAPGSAALGAAVPPQGVPQDAPAPKGRRARRASSEQQGESAQPARPALPAPALPAGPSAGAAGPAQTPPGAPVQVPPGGTLPPGSPVPLTKPSGPPAGGGAPGAGGTEGGASAHAAAGSAAGRRGRRALTPAGDRAPAEVAPPRAMFALPPAEADRTDTDASAGHAAALRNPSEDHTPLEPHPLEPTGRRRTGGGRPGHQPDPRVDPRVGSAPPGSGRSRHSTGAGATGAPAHPAAQSWPGAATGDTGAPEPPPPAPSGQRARPALPAGPTAAPPGAPLPPERGGRRPAARGPAQGGAPDPDASQGRSISVRTLGQGVPFARQVGERAGGGGQSGPPSGPSVSPLGAVPSRQTPAPGATPPGQPGAQPPGATGQSPATQAPGSAGQSQAAAKRRKLGNRDTEGGQGGQPSLGSGRPGSQTPPPPAAHTRLASASEGAGRSYAIGAPDEDADEGPEPLDGPGGAVEVSDQPAPQPLDDELPPEPLDNPRRLLVWPAPDVYTEQALSDRGYRPVIVHSREEVDAQIAAFPAALFVDPLTGPITRTALQSLRQAAVAAEVPVLVTAGLGQATRDAAYGADPAVLLKALAPRDSEQHPPRVLLIEEHAEIAVALTAALERRGLQVACATSDDDGVALAAQMRPNLVVMDLMQVRRRRAGIIDWLRANGQLNRTPLVVYTAAVDQADLPRLAAGETVLFLAERSTSGEVQARIVDLLAKIGTN
- a CDS encoding SSI family serine proteinase inhibitor → MLHRLALTAAASLAAVAAVPAPAHADAAPALSLAPLFADHDTLTVTVTDAGPGIDGTYRLDCRPNGGTHPNPVGACGRLGELFQSGQDPFAPPPERSACTLQYGGPASARVTGTWQGRPVDAQFKRTDGCEVSRWNALVPVLPSVTAS
- a CDS encoding DUF1152 domain-containing protein, encoding MTRLIIAAGGGGDAVAAAMLDVALYGSGGGSGGDGGGGDDRSGGRAEPAVVLTYAWDRLLIDPVPGPRGARHFDGLDALTPGVSAVPAGARPVAPAGSTLPRLAAELPQTFALLDPYRGAEGVVRQLRELVGLLAPESIDLLDVGGDILARGDEPTLKSPLADALTLAACRLLDAPVRLLVAGPGLDGELPPDTVRERLGPVVHTFTPENVAAVGPVLEWHPSEATGMLAATARGVRGTCEMRDAGLPVALTGEGPTVREAGLDAAFLRNRLALALAATTSLDEAEACSREVCGYSEIDYEREKAQRLKERERERLRERVPAELDPRAVLSRLERFEAGARDRGVTHTTFRRITEYLGLDGSLREDLRRLLIDSRPEQYAAPLWRISVDSDGENDGGGGQQVRTPTG